The Streptomyces pactum genome contains a region encoding:
- a CDS encoding carbonic anhydrase, with protein sequence MQPLIDNARTFGQRPEEFAGLAEGQSPEVLFITCSDSRVVPALITGARPGQLFELRTAGNIVPPHGAEHPSGEAATIEYAVEVLGVTDLVVCGHSHCGAVGALVRGDDLTAVPAVRDWLTTAADEPKPCDPADPTVAEAVQHHVLAQLLRLRSYPCVERRLADGRLRMHGWYYEVHTGVVREHRTDTDTFETL encoded by the coding sequence ATGCAGCCCCTCATCGACAACGCCCGCACGTTCGGACAGCGCCCTGAGGAGTTCGCCGGGCTCGCCGAAGGCCAGTCGCCCGAAGTCCTGTTCATCACCTGCTCCGACTCCCGGGTCGTACCGGCCCTGATCACGGGCGCCCGGCCCGGTCAGCTCTTCGAGCTGCGCACCGCGGGCAACATCGTCCCGCCCCACGGCGCCGAGCACCCCTCCGGCGAGGCCGCCACCATCGAGTACGCCGTCGAGGTCCTCGGCGTCACCGACCTCGTGGTCTGCGGTCACTCGCACTGCGGCGCCGTCGGCGCGCTGGTGCGCGGCGACGACCTGACCGCCGTACCCGCCGTGCGCGACTGGCTGACGACCGCCGCGGACGAGCCGAAGCCGTGCGACCCCGCCGACCCGACGGTCGCCGAGGCCGTACAGCACCACGTCCTGGCCCAACTGCTGCGGCTGCGCTCCTACCCCTGTGTCGAGCGGCGGCTGGCGGACGGCCGACTGCGGATGCACGGCTGGTACTACGAGGTCCACACCGGGGTCGTACGCGAACACCGCACGGACACCGACACGTTCGAGACCCTGTGA
- a CDS encoding FAD-dependent oxidoreductase codes for MTENPQVNGSYWLQTAPGGAPRPALAEDLDVDVAVIGAGVAGLSTAWELARAGRSVAVLEAGRVAAGVTGHTSAKLTAQHTLVYDKLRRTRGPEGARLYARSQSEAIEHAARVVAELGIDCDWETRSAYTYVCDPGRVDELRAEAAAAKEAGLPASFVTETGLPFPVAGAVRVTGQAQFHPRKYLLALADDLEAHGGRIFEDTTVHGLDEGEPCRVATGTGATVTARDVVVATHYPIFDRALLFTRLSPRRELVVAGSVEADRDVDGMYITPDENTRSVRTAPLEDGGDGAGRRLLVVTGEHFTPGTGDTRERFDRLSAWAREHFPGVDLTYAWATQDIDPTDTVPMVGPLHPGAHHTYVATGFGGWGLSGGMMAGRLLTAQITGEECAWSELYDPRRLRTAVREAPAFLKTQAEVARHFVGDRLRPVPPVDALPPGEGAVVRAGGDRLAVYRDEAGALHAVSPRCTHLGCLVDFNAAERAWECPCHGSRFGTDGKVIEGPATKPLEQRDI; via the coding sequence ATGACGGAGAACCCGCAGGTCAACGGCTCGTACTGGCTTCAGACGGCACCGGGCGGTGCGCCGCGCCCCGCCCTCGCGGAAGACCTCGACGTCGATGTCGCCGTGATCGGCGCCGGCGTCGCCGGTCTCAGCACGGCCTGGGAACTGGCGCGGGCCGGGCGCAGCGTGGCGGTGCTGGAGGCCGGGCGGGTCGCCGCCGGCGTCACCGGCCACACCAGCGCCAAGCTGACCGCCCAGCACACCCTGGTCTACGACAAGCTGCGCCGCACCCGCGGCCCCGAGGGCGCCCGCCTGTACGCCCGCTCGCAGTCCGAGGCGATCGAGCACGCCGCCCGGGTCGTGGCCGAGCTGGGCATCGACTGCGACTGGGAGACCCGCAGCGCGTACACGTACGTCTGCGACCCGGGCCGCGTGGACGAGCTGCGGGCCGAGGCGGCCGCCGCGAAGGAGGCGGGGCTGCCGGCGTCGTTCGTGACGGAGACGGGGCTGCCGTTCCCGGTCGCGGGCGCGGTGCGGGTCACCGGGCAGGCCCAGTTCCACCCGCGCAAGTATCTCCTGGCCCTCGCCGACGATCTGGAGGCGCACGGCGGGCGGATCTTCGAGGACACCACCGTGCACGGCCTGGACGAGGGTGAGCCGTGCCGGGTGGCGACCGGGACGGGAGCGACGGTGACCGCCCGGGACGTCGTGGTCGCCACGCACTACCCGATCTTCGACCGTGCGCTGCTCTTCACCCGCCTCTCCCCGCGCCGGGAACTGGTCGTCGCCGGGAGCGTCGAGGCGGACCGCGACGTCGACGGCATGTACATCACGCCGGACGAGAACACACGCTCGGTCCGTACGGCGCCCCTGGAGGACGGGGGCGACGGCGCGGGCCGCCGGCTCCTGGTCGTCACCGGGGAGCACTTCACCCCCGGCACGGGCGACACCCGGGAGCGCTTCGACCGCCTGTCCGCCTGGGCCCGCGAGCACTTCCCCGGCGTCGACCTCACGTACGCCTGGGCCACCCAGGACATCGACCCGACCGACACCGTGCCGATGGTGGGACCGCTGCACCCGGGCGCGCACCACACCTACGTCGCCACCGGCTTCGGCGGCTGGGGACTGAGCGGCGGCATGATGGCGGGCCGACTGCTCACCGCGCAGATCACCGGCGAGGAGTGCGCGTGGAGCGAGCTGTACGACCCGCGCCGGCTGCGCACGGCGGTGCGCGAGGCGCCGGCGTTCCTCAAGACGCAGGCCGAGGTCGCGCGCCACTTCGTCGGCGACCGGCTGCGGCCCGTGCCGCCGGTGGACGCCCTGCCGCCGGGCGAGGGCGCCGTCGTGCGGGCGGGCGGCGACCGGCTCGCGGTCTACCGTGACGAGGCCGGCGCGCTGCACGCCGTCTCGCCGCGCTGCACCCACCTCGGCTGCCTGGTCGACTTCAACGCCGCCGAACGTGCCTGGGAGTGCCCCTGCCACGGCTCCCGGTTCGGCACGGACGGCAAGGTGATCGAGGGCCCGGCGACGAAGCCGCTGGAGCAGCGGGACATCTGA
- a CDS encoding polysaccharide deacetylase family protein, with protein sequence MITLVRRATALCALGAALAACGTAEAPQAPRPAPAAPSASPSGQAPSRPPTLAPGPAGLTPVFEHGPRADGRTVALTFDADMTADQGPRAAAGERFDNPRLIATLRKLKVPATVFMTGRWAEEYPDEARSIGRDPRFEIANHSYSHYAYTDDCYGLPTVSRERMRTDVERAYAAFEKAGVRNAMPYFRFPGGCYDKAALRELTGTGVTAVQWDVVSGDAFATDAEAVARQVLDGVRPGSVVVMHCTRSAAPVTEEVVRKVVPELRRQGYRFVKVSELIGAANGRA encoded by the coding sequence ATGATCACTCTCGTACGACGCGCAACCGCCCTGTGCGCCCTGGGCGCCGCCCTCGCCGCCTGCGGGACCGCCGAGGCCCCGCAGGCCCCCCGGCCGGCCCCGGCCGCGCCCTCCGCGTCCCCGTCCGGGCAGGCCCCCTCCCGGCCGCCGACGCTCGCCCCCGGCCCCGCGGGTCTGACCCCCGTCTTCGAGCACGGTCCGCGCGCGGACGGCAGGACGGTCGCCCTCACCTTCGACGCCGACATGACCGCCGACCAGGGGCCTCGGGCGGCGGCGGGCGAACGGTTCGACAACCCGCGGCTGATCGCGACCCTGCGGAAGCTGAAGGTGCCGGCCACGGTGTTCATGACCGGGCGGTGGGCCGAGGAGTACCCGGACGAGGCCCGGTCCATCGGCCGGGACCCGCGGTTCGAGATCGCGAACCACTCCTACAGCCACTACGCCTACACCGACGACTGCTACGGCCTGCCGACCGTCTCCAGGGAGCGGATGCGCACGGACGTGGAGCGGGCGTACGCGGCGTTCGAGAAGGCCGGAGTACGCAACGCGATGCCGTACTTCCGCTTCCCCGGCGGCTGTTACGACAAGGCGGCCCTCAGGGAACTGACCGGCACCGGCGTCACCGCCGTGCAGTGGGACGTGGTGAGCGGGGACGCGTTCGCGACGGACGCGGAGGCGGTGGCCCGGCAGGTGCTGGACGGGGTGCGGCCGGGGTCGGTCGTCGTCATGCACTGCACCCGCAGCGCCGCCCCGGTGACCGAGGAGGTGGTACGGAAGGTCGTACCCGAGCTGCGCCGCCAGGGCTACCGCTTCGTGAAGGTCTCGGAGCTGATCGGCGCCGCGAACGGCCGCGCCTGA
- a CDS encoding GNAT family N-acetyltransferase: MTIDVRPASVFADVRALLGPKSERSSVCWCLSHRLPAKVNNALRGPARGAYVEELCRSGPPPGVLAHDGDEPVGWAAVAPRADTSFARNRKIPHVDDLPVWSLWCVRVRPGHRKQGISHSLIAGAVDFARARGAPAIEAYPLDNGAARVDLTMAYAGLRKNFERAGFVHAADTASVLAGHPRVLMRLDLR; encoded by the coding sequence ATGACCATCGATGTCCGCCCGGCCTCGGTCTTCGCAGACGTCCGGGCGCTGCTCGGCCCGAAGTCCGAGCGGTCCAGCGTCTGCTGGTGCCTGAGCCACCGCCTCCCGGCCAAGGTCAACAACGCGTTGCGCGGCCCGGCCCGCGGCGCCTACGTCGAAGAGTTGTGCCGCTCGGGACCGCCTCCGGGCGTGCTCGCCCACGACGGTGACGAGCCGGTCGGCTGGGCCGCGGTGGCGCCGCGCGCGGACACCTCCTTCGCGCGCAACCGCAAGATCCCGCACGTGGACGACCTGCCGGTCTGGTCGCTGTGGTGCGTCCGGGTGCGCCCCGGGCACCGGAAGCAGGGGATCTCGCACTCCCTGATCGCCGGAGCGGTCGACTTCGCCCGCGCCCGGGGCGCACCGGCGATCGAGGCGTACCCGCTCGACAACGGGGCTGCCAGGGTCGACCTGACCATGGCCTACGCCGGGCTGCGGAAGAACTTCGAACGTGCCGGGTTCGTCCACGCCGCCGACACCGCCTCGGTGCTGGCCGGTCACCCGCGGGTGCTGATGCGGCTCGACCTGCGCTGA
- a CDS encoding pyrimidine reductase family protein: protein MRRLFPVTPVTDQTAGPGSDGADREWSLAELAAAYAYPEPAGGSGAWLRANMVSTLDGAAQHDGRSQPISSAADMRVFGTLRALADVVVAGAETVRQEGYRPARSRAEFAELRRAAGQRPAPAIAVVSASLELDFSLPLFTSPLVPTLVLTGAAAAPDRMAAAEKAGARVVIAGDGVGVDPARAVDALVALGHTRLLTEGGPRLLGQFVTAGVLDELCLTVSPMLTAGDAQRIAGGPSVEVPRRFALASLLEEEGFLFGRYRRD, encoded by the coding sequence ATGCGACGCCTGTTCCCCGTGACACCTGTGACCGATCAGACAGCCGGCCCGGGCTCCGACGGGGCCGACCGGGAGTGGAGCCTCGCCGAGCTGGCCGCCGCCTACGCCTACCCCGAGCCGGCCGGGGGTTCGGGGGCGTGGCTGCGGGCGAACATGGTCTCCACCCTCGACGGCGCCGCTCAGCACGACGGCCGGTCCCAGCCCATCTCCAGCGCCGCCGACATGCGTGTCTTCGGCACCCTGCGCGCCCTGGCGGACGTGGTGGTCGCGGGCGCCGAGACCGTACGCCAGGAGGGGTACCGCCCCGCCCGCTCGCGTGCCGAGTTCGCGGAGCTGCGGCGGGCGGCCGGGCAGCGCCCCGCGCCGGCGATCGCGGTGGTCAGCGCGAGCCTGGAGCTGGACTTCTCGCTGCCGCTGTTCACCTCGCCGCTGGTGCCCACCCTGGTCCTCACCGGTGCGGCCGCGGCCCCGGACCGGATGGCGGCCGCCGAGAAGGCCGGCGCCCGCGTGGTGATCGCCGGTGACGGCGTCGGCGTGGACCCCGCCCGCGCCGTCGACGCGCTCGTCGCCCTCGGGCACACCCGGCTGCTGACCGAGGGCGGCCCCCGGCTGCTGGGGCAGTTCGTCACGGCCGGCGTGCTCGACGAGCTGTGCCTGACCGTCTCGCCGATGCTCACCGCGGGCGACGCGCAGCGCATCGCGGGCGGCCCCTCGGTCGAGGTCCCGCGGCGGTTCGCGCTGGCGTCCCTGCTGGAGGAGGAGGGTTTTCTCTTCGGCCGGTACCGCCGGGACTGA
- a CDS encoding PhoX family protein, translated as MSATRRQVLARTGALGAGIAFTGALSELFAGTAAAQPLGHTGYGPLIPDPDGLLDLPRGFRYRVLSREGDELRSGEGPVPSNHDGMAAFAARSRDRHGGRHGGVHLVRNHENRANGKIPVPTVKGLTYDPEGKGGCTALTLDSRNHVQDERVAIAGTAVNCAGGPTPWHTWLTCEETEDKAGTNGYTKDHGFIFEVDPADPHRTGAVPLTAMGRFQHEAIAVDPRRGVVYETEDAFERPFGLFYRFLPEKPLGGTGSLRAGGRLQAMRVPGVPDLSSIQETGACFDGVEWVDVPDPLAVETPIRFQDFGRGGATHAQKLEGCYWGGRSVYFVSSFARSAEGSAGDHYGQIWRYDPERRRLTLVIVFGPDTDVQLPGESPDNICLAPSGGLMVCEDGNGAQHVYGVTRRGEVYAMARGAQNIGTPQEPEWGEFAGVTFSPDGDTMYVNCYTPGTTFAVTGPWRR; from the coding sequence ATGTCCGCAACCCGACGCCAGGTACTCGCCCGCACGGGAGCCCTGGGCGCAGGCATCGCGTTCACCGGAGCCCTCTCCGAACTCTTCGCCGGCACCGCCGCCGCGCAGCCCCTGGGCCACACCGGCTACGGCCCGCTGATCCCCGACCCCGACGGCCTGCTCGACCTGCCCAGAGGATTCCGCTACCGGGTCCTGTCCCGCGAGGGCGACGAGCTGCGCTCCGGTGAGGGCCCGGTCCCGTCCAACCACGACGGCATGGCGGCCTTCGCCGCGCGTTCCCGGGACCGCCACGGGGGCCGCCACGGCGGCGTCCACCTCGTGCGCAACCACGAGAACCGTGCCAACGGCAAGATCCCCGTCCCCACGGTGAAGGGCCTGACCTACGACCCGGAGGGCAAGGGCGGCTGTACGGCCCTGACCCTGGACTCCCGCAACCACGTCCAGGACGAGCGGGTCGCGATCGCCGGTACGGCGGTGAACTGCGCGGGCGGTCCCACCCCGTGGCACACCTGGCTGACCTGCGAGGAGACCGAGGACAAGGCGGGCACCAACGGCTACACCAAGGACCACGGCTTCATCTTCGAGGTCGACCCGGCCGACCCGCACCGCACCGGCGCGGTGCCGCTGACCGCGATGGGCCGCTTCCAGCACGAGGCGATCGCCGTGGACCCGCGGCGGGGCGTGGTGTACGAGACCGAGGACGCGTTCGAGCGGCCGTTCGGCCTCTTCTACCGCTTCCTGCCCGAGAAGCCGCTGGGCGGGACCGGCTCGCTGCGGGCGGGCGGCCGGCTCCAGGCGATGCGCGTGCCGGGTGTGCCCGACCTGTCCTCGATCCAGGAGACGGGCGCCTGCTTCGACGGCGTCGAGTGGGTGGACGTGCCCGACCCGCTGGCGGTGGAGACACCCATCCGCTTCCAGGACTTCGGCCGGGGCGGCGCCACCCACGCACAGAAGCTGGAGGGCTGCTACTGGGGCGGGCGGAGCGTCTACTTCGTGTCGTCCTTCGCCCGCAGCGCGGAGGGCTCGGCGGGCGACCACTACGGGCAGATCTGGCGCTACGACCCCGAGCGGCGCCGGCTGACCCTGGTGATCGTGTTCGGCCCGGACACCGACGTGCAGCTCCCCGGCGAGTCCCCCGACAACATCTGCCTGGCCCCCAGCGGCGGCCTGATGGTCTGCGAGGACGGCAACGGCGCCCAGCACGTCTACGGCGTGACCAGGCGCGGCGAGGTGTACGCGATGGCCCGCGGCGCCCAGAACATCGGGACGCCTCAGGAACCGGAGTGGGGTGAGTTCGCCGGGGTCACCTTCTCCCCCGACGGCGACACGATGTACGTCAACTGCTACACGCCCGGGACGACGTTCGCCGTGACGGGACCCTGGCGCAGGTAG
- a CDS encoding SulP family inorganic anion transporter, with translation MNAITENSRKFPHLRQDFTASLVVFLVALPLCVGVAVASGVPAELGLVTGIVGGLVTGLLPGSSLQVSGPAAGLTVLVFGAVDAYGLPALGVIVLAAGLIQLAMGALKLGRWFRAISLSVVEGMLAGIGLVLIAGQLYSAAGLEAPASGLDKLTGLPGAAADALGSTEALTSLALGAGTIAVMVLWKRLPQRARTVPGALAAVGLATAVTAAFGLSVATVEVNGLLDSIQPPGADAFGELASVGILGTIVAFTLIASAESLFSAAAVDRLHNGPRTEYNKELMAQGAGNTVCGMLGALPMTAVIVRSSANVGAGARTKASRVLHGVWLLLFAALLPSTLALIPLPALAGILVHAGWKLIPFRGIVSLWRGHRGEALILVVTAVSIVAVNMFEGVLIGLALSVAKTAWEASHLKLEVVDKGAGPIQAHLSGNATFLRLPKILESLEALPQDRPVELDLSGLHHLDHACRTALENWAERHSATGTDPVKVTEPATAAV, from the coding sequence ATGAACGCCATAACCGAGAACTCCCGGAAGTTCCCCCACCTGCGGCAGGACTTCACCGCCTCGCTCGTCGTGTTCCTGGTCGCCCTCCCGCTGTGCGTGGGCGTCGCCGTCGCCTCCGGTGTCCCGGCCGAACTCGGCCTCGTCACCGGCATCGTGGGCGGCCTCGTCACCGGCCTGCTGCCGGGCAGCAGCCTGCAGGTGTCCGGTCCCGCCGCCGGCCTGACCGTGCTGGTCTTCGGCGCGGTCGACGCGTACGGGCTGCCCGCGCTCGGCGTGATCGTGCTGGCCGCCGGTCTGATCCAGCTCGCGATGGGCGCCCTGAAGCTGGGGCGCTGGTTCCGGGCGATCTCCCTGTCGGTCGTCGAGGGCATGCTGGCCGGCATCGGCCTCGTGCTCATCGCCGGCCAGCTCTACTCGGCGGCCGGGCTGGAGGCGCCCGCCTCCGGCCTCGACAAGCTCACCGGGCTGCCCGGTGCCGCGGCCGACGCGCTGGGCAGCACCGAGGCGCTCACCTCGCTCGCCCTCGGCGCGGGCACCATCGCGGTGATGGTGCTGTGGAAGCGGCTGCCGCAGCGGGCGCGGACCGTGCCGGGCGCGCTGGCCGCGGTCGGACTGGCCACGGCGGTCACGGCGGCGTTCGGCCTGTCGGTCGCGACGGTCGAGGTGAACGGCCTGCTGGACTCGATCCAGCCGCCCGGCGCCGACGCCTTCGGCGAGCTGGCGAGCGTGGGCATCCTCGGCACGATCGTCGCCTTCACCCTGATCGCCTCGGCGGAGAGCCTGTTCAGCGCCGCCGCGGTGGACCGGCTGCACAACGGCCCGCGCACCGAGTACAACAAGGAGCTGATGGCGCAGGGCGCGGGCAACACCGTGTGCGGCATGCTCGGCGCGCTGCCGATGACCGCGGTCATCGTGCGCAGTTCCGCCAACGTCGGCGCCGGGGCGCGGACCAAGGCGTCCCGGGTGCTGCACGGCGTGTGGCTGCTGCTGTTCGCCGCGCTGCTGCCGTCCACGCTGGCGCTGATCCCGCTGCCCGCACTGGCCGGCATCCTGGTCCACGCGGGCTGGAAGCTGATCCCGTTCCGCGGCATCGTGTCGCTGTGGCGGGGCCACCGGGGCGAGGCGCTGATCCTGGTGGTCACGGCCGTGTCGATCGTCGCGGTGAACATGTTCGAGGGCGTGCTGATCGGTCTGGCCCTGTCCGTGGCCAAGACCGCCTGGGAGGCCTCGCACCTCAAGCTGGAGGTGGTCGACAAGGGCGCCGGTCCCATCCAGGCGCACCTGTCGGGCAACGCGACCTTCCTGCGGCTGCCGAAGATCCTGGAGAGCCTGGAGGCGCTGCCGCAGGACCGCCCGGTCGAGCTGGACCTGTCCGGGCTGCACCACCTGGACCACGCCTGCCGCACCGCGCTGGAGAACTGGGCCGAGCGGCACAGCGCCACCGGCACGGACCCGGTGAAGGTCACCGAACCGGCGACGGCGGCGGTGTAG
- a CDS encoding peptidyl-tRNA hydrolase, giving the protein MSNDPTTPVPDSPFRPEPGDRDLAPQFVLPLVVRIERAAPPPRTDALETAARAVLVMLGDERSAGEGEWARAVRDWQDARIRKVVRRARGAEWRRAEALPGITVTGKTAEVRVFPPVPLDGWPKDLARLQVSGTDLDDPEPPVDADLSAPVLWMNPDLDMSAGKAMAQAGHGAQLAWWELDDEARSGWRDAGYPLAVRTPDPARWRALTTSGLPVVRDAGYTEIAPGSCTVVADHPALR; this is encoded by the coding sequence GTGAGCAACGATCCGACGACTCCCGTCCCCGACAGCCCCTTCCGCCCCGAGCCCGGCGACCGCGACCTCGCGCCGCAGTTCGTCCTGCCGCTCGTCGTACGCATCGAGCGGGCGGCGCCGCCGCCCCGTACCGACGCGCTGGAGACCGCGGCCCGGGCGGTGCTGGTGATGCTCGGCGACGAGCGGTCGGCCGGTGAGGGCGAGTGGGCACGGGCGGTGCGCGACTGGCAGGACGCGCGCATCCGGAAGGTGGTGCGGCGGGCGCGCGGCGCCGAGTGGCGGCGGGCCGAGGCGCTGCCCGGTATCACGGTCACCGGCAAGACGGCCGAGGTGCGGGTCTTCCCGCCGGTCCCGCTGGACGGCTGGCCCAAGGACCTGGCCCGCCTCCAGGTCTCCGGCACCGACCTCGACGACCCGGAGCCGCCGGTCGACGCCGATCTCTCCGCTCCGGTGCTCTGGATGAACCCGGACCTGGACATGTCGGCCGGCAAGGCGATGGCCCAGGCCGGACACGGCGCCCAGCTCGCGTGGTGGGAGCTGGACGACGAGGCCCGGTCCGGCTGGCGGGACGCGGGCTACCCGCTGGCGGTGCGCACCCCGGACCCGGCTCGCTGGCGCGCCCTCACGACGAGCGGCCTGCCGGTGGTCCGGGACGCCGGGTACACGGAGATCGCGCCGGGGTCGTGCACGGTGGTGGCGGATCACCCGGCGCTGCGGTAG
- a CDS encoding slipin family protein: protein MLQELLTAAAAAGSAGVLYVASAARIVKQYERGVVLRLGRLAGEVRQPGFTMIVPVVDRLHKVNMQIVTMPVPAQEGITRDNVTVRVDAVVYFKVVDAAYALIRVEDYKFAVSQMAQTSLRSIIGKSDLDDLLSNREKLNQGLELMIDSPAIGWGVQIDRVEIKDVSLPETMKRSMARQAEADRERRARVINADAERQASKVLAEAAREMSETPAALQLRLLQTVVAVAAEKNSTLVLPFPVELLRFLENPQRVPPDRTLERPTDM, encoded by the coding sequence ATGCTCCAGGAGCTGCTGACCGCGGCTGCCGCCGCCGGAAGCGCCGGGGTGCTGTACGTCGCATCGGCGGCGCGGATCGTCAAGCAGTACGAGCGCGGGGTCGTCCTCCGGCTCGGCAGGCTCGCCGGTGAGGTGCGGCAACCCGGCTTCACCATGATCGTTCCGGTGGTGGACCGTCTGCACAAGGTCAACATGCAGATCGTGACGATGCCGGTGCCCGCCCAGGAAGGCATCACGCGGGACAACGTGACCGTCCGCGTGGACGCGGTCGTCTACTTCAAGGTGGTCGACGCCGCCTACGCGCTCATCCGCGTCGAGGACTACAAGTTCGCCGTGTCCCAGATGGCGCAGACATCGCTGCGGTCCATCATCGGCAAGAGCGACCTGGACGACCTGCTGTCCAACCGGGAGAAGCTGAACCAGGGCCTGGAGCTGATGATCGACAGCCCCGCCATCGGCTGGGGCGTGCAGATAGACCGCGTCGAGATCAAGGACGTGTCGCTGCCCGAGACCATGAAGCGCTCGATGGCCCGGCAGGCCGAGGCGGACCGCGAGCGGCGCGCCCGGGTGATCAACGCCGACGCCGAGCGCCAGGCCTCCAAGGTGCTCGCCGAGGCCGCGCGGGAGATGTCGGAGACGCCGGCCGCGCTGCAACTGCGGCTGCTGCAGACGGTGGTGGCGGTGGCCGCGGAGAAGAACTCGACGCTGGTACTGCCCTTCCCGGTGGAGCTGCTGCGGTTCCTGGAGAATCCGCAGAGGGTGCCGCCGGACCGGACCCTGGAGCGGCCGACCGACATGTGA
- the zapE gene encoding cell division protein ZapE, translating into MSSSSPAPTPAGRPPIAGTAPAPLSLCAREPRVPADRLVAEMVPPPRFDSARFSTYIPDPDQPSQSEAVRVLEDFATGLDGTPAATGRRGFFGLGRSKAPKTPAGPRGVYLDGGYGVGKTHLLASLWHATPAEPSRKAFGTFVELTNLVGALGFQQTVRTLSGHRLLCIDEFELDDPGDTVLVSSLLARLVEAGVALAATSNTLPGKLGEGRFAAADFLREIQGLSAHFRALRIDGEDYRHRGLPEAPAPYSDEQVTRAAQAAEGASLDDFPALLDHLARVHPSRYGALTDGVAAVCLTGVRPVPDQSTALRLVVLADRLYDREVPVLASGLPFDRLFSEEMLKGGYRKKYFRAISRLTALARDAARLVDTP; encoded by the coding sequence GTGTCGTCCTCCTCCCCCGCCCCCACCCCCGCCGGCCGCCCCCCGATAGCCGGGACGGCGCCCGCCCCGCTGTCCCTGTGCGCCCGCGAGCCCCGCGTTCCCGCGGACCGCCTGGTCGCCGAGATGGTGCCCCCGCCCCGCTTCGACTCGGCCCGTTTCAGCACGTACATCCCGGATCCGGACCAGCCCAGCCAGAGCGAGGCCGTACGGGTCCTGGAGGACTTCGCGACCGGGCTGGACGGGACCCCCGCCGCCACCGGCAGGCGCGGCTTCTTCGGCCTCGGCCGGAGCAAGGCCCCGAAGACCCCCGCCGGCCCCCGCGGCGTCTACCTCGACGGCGGCTACGGCGTCGGCAAGACCCACCTGCTGGCCTCGCTGTGGCACGCCACCCCCGCCGAACCCTCCCGCAAGGCGTTCGGCACCTTCGTGGAGCTGACCAACCTCGTCGGCGCCCTCGGCTTCCAGCAGACCGTGCGGACCCTGTCCGGGCACCGCCTCCTGTGCATCGACGAGTTCGAGCTCGACGACCCCGGCGACACCGTCCTCGTCTCCAGCCTGCTCGCCCGGCTCGTCGAGGCGGGTGTGGCGCTCGCCGCCACCTCCAACACGCTGCCCGGCAAGCTGGGCGAGGGCCGCTTCGCGGCGGCCGACTTCCTGCGCGAGATCCAGGGCCTGTCCGCCCACTTCCGCGCCCTGCGCATCGACGGCGAGGACTACCGCCACCGCGGCCTGCCCGAGGCACCGGCGCCGTACTCCGACGAGCAGGTGACCCGCGCGGCGCAGGCCGCCGAGGGTGCCTCCCTGGACGACTTCCCCGCGCTCCTCGACCACCTCGCCCGCGTCCACCCCAGCCGCTACGGCGCGCTGACCGACGGCGTGGCGGCGGTGTGCCTCACCGGGGTGCGCCCGGTGCCGGACCAGTCGACGGCGCTCCGCCTCGTGGTGCTCGCGGACCGGCTCTACGACCGCGAGGTGCCCGTCCTGGCCTCCGGCCTGCCCTTCGACCGGCTGTTCAGCGAGGAGATGCTGAAGGGCGGGTACCGCAAGAAGTACTTCCGGGCGATCTCCCGGCTCACCGCACTGGCCCGGGACGCGGCGCGCCTCGTCGACACGCCCTGA
- a CDS encoding ABC transporter ATP-binding protein produces the protein MRRELRLDGVGRRYGLRGPWVLRGVDLGVTPGTLVRVEGANGTGKSTLLRLLAGIDTPTEGRVTGRPRTAYVPERFPPALPFTAAAYLVHLGTVHGLSRRAAARAAGQWLERLGAAGHAATPLAQLSKGSSQKVAVAQALLAEPELLVLDEAWTGLDADARAELERAVAERTASGGAVVYVDHDPSRLADAPDATYTVRDGGLHRRTEVAGVSAGPRVVVRVQGPPVGGLPADAVRIAASAEESRPGCYALTVPASHSDVLLRTLLTARPPWHVVSVHAQEGPR, from the coding sequence ATGCGACGAGAGCTGCGGCTGGACGGCGTCGGCCGTCGGTACGGTCTGCGCGGGCCCTGGGTACTGCGCGGCGTCGACCTGGGCGTGACCCCCGGCACCCTCGTCCGCGTCGAGGGCGCCAACGGCACCGGCAAGTCGACCCTGCTGCGCCTGCTCGCCGGGATCGACACCCCCACCGAGGGCCGGGTCACCGGCCGCCCCCGCACGGCCTACGTCCCCGAACGCTTCCCGCCCGCCCTGCCCTTCACGGCCGCCGCCTACCTCGTCCACCTCGGCACCGTGCACGGGCTGTCCCGCCGGGCGGCGGCCCGCGCGGCCGGGCAGTGGCTGGAGCGGCTGGGGGCCGCCGGGCACGCCGCCACGCCGCTGGCCCAACTGTCCAAGGGCAGCAGCCAGAAGGTGGCCGTGGCGCAAGCCCTGCTCGCCGAACCGGAGCTGCTCGTGCTCGACGAGGCGTGGACCGGGCTCGACGCCGACGCCCGGGCGGAGTTGGAGCGTGCGGTAGCCGAACGGACCGCGTCCGGCGGTGCGGTCGTCTACGTCGACCACGACCCGAGCCGTCTGGCCGACGCGCCCGACGCCACGTACACCGTGCGCGACGGCGGCCTGCACCGCCGTACCGAGGTCGCCGGGGTCTCGGCCGGACCGCGCGTCGTGGTGCGGGTGCAGGGTCCGCCCGTCGGCGGCCTGCCCGCCGACGCGGTGCGGATCGCCGCCTCCGCCGAGGAGAGCCGCCCCGGCTGCTACGCCCTCACCGTCCCCGCCTCGCACTCCGACGTCCTGCTGCGTACGCTCCTGACCGCCCGGCCGCCGTGGCACGTGGTGAGCGTGCACGCCCAGGAGGGCCCGCGATGA